The sequence tattgtattttgtttacaaaaaagagaggaaaatatttttggttttaaCGTTACAGGCATGGTCCGTTGTGTGACATTGGTTACTCAGGCAACATAGGTTTTTCATGAATGAAATGGTGCGAGATTGCGCATTCGCGAGTATTTGGTATTACCAAGAAACGCAGAAAGAGTAgccatttttcaaaaacaaaaagcattaaagaggcactcccacttggtaacatttttaaaacacattttttaatgccaacggtcgatatttgacgtggtgactgcgcgcggatcgcgagatatcaataaaaacatgtcatttcccgagcgtatttttcacatcccgaagttttacgatcgtttctgattttgacccgaaatcccccgaaggtttgttgttgtgctgattaacgatattctagggagtctacaataagttcgaacgacgcaattaatttacttcccactgcaaagactttatatacagcattatgccattacctcaggtaagttttgtaaaacttctccttagtttttgtcgttttcattattctaaatcagttgtactataccacataaacatcagtttttacgtgtcaaatattagccgcctccgatgactacattttgtcgtctgccacacagtacgccgcgcgcgtggtatgcgtctatgcataccactctGCGGCCGCTACGTATCAACCGCACGttactgtgctagtcacctatgcgaattctggtggaatcaaactttgttttcccttttatctcagagtcagtaagactcggctttcccccggggggcatgaccgatcaccgacgcgagtggtactgtggcatacaacagcgtaagcgtagactcgtactccatagcttagttgacaatggccccagtgctgaacgttcgatgttcggaagctgaatttaggtgggccaccggaattcaaatttttactgttttgaggacgtttttatcgatatctcgttatccgcgcgcagtcgccacgtcaaatatcgaccgttggcattaacaaaatgtgctttaaaaatgttacccagtgggagtgccactttaaagtCGCTACAGTATCACACCCAAGTTAtcagaaaatggcaaaaattgaatcATTATGATACGTCAATATCCTTCTCTCCCCATTTGCAAAGTTTTCCTGGAATCAGAAAGGCAAATTGGTAAGTTCTATCTGACTAAACTATACAACTTTGGGAAAAGAATCTATCATACAGTTTAAACTCACAGATACTTAATCGATTCTTCAATACACATTATCCAAAATCTTAGTTGTCATTTGTCAATTCACGGTCACGTAGTATGCATTATTTTGGCGCTGATAAATGCAATGATCACGTCAACTGTTGTCAGCTTTAGAAACTATTAACCGACTGGTATTGTAGCAAACATATTACAAGACATCATGGGTATAATGTTCTGAGGCAAATAGCAAAACGACGCCAACAATTATGTTCCGACTTTTCTTGTTAACAAGTACAGGAAGAATTTAGACCTGGTGGTATTATCTGCAGATAGGTAGAAATATAAAACTATAACAAAGTAAAGACATTCTACATAAATTGGCTCGATTGGCACAATTTTTTATAACCATGATTTGACATGAAATACTAAAAAATCATCTTTGGTAACATAGAGTAAGGTTTTTCAAAAAAGCGTGAAATATCCGTCTTggattcagaaatttacaacatgaGCACCGAAAGTGTGGTCAAGAAGACATTTTATTCGTTTATTCGTCACAAATTATTTACACAATGTTACCTTTCTCTGTAATATAGAATAGGGGGCCATTTTGGATATCTGACATGTGGGGATGAACCATTTCAACAAAGGGCTTACTCAGTAAATAATTACTCAACAAATATATGACTGCAAGATCAGATCGGCCATGTTCAGTAATTCATTTGCAACCAAAAGATCCTTAGATCTGTTGTTAAATACATATGGATAAATATTGTCTAATTAAATATATACAGTAAATACGCATGTATACACTCTCTTACATGATGGAGATCAAGCAAATACTTGTATACACATAATCTATAGTGATGTAATCTCAAAATTAGAGTAAAACATCTTAAGTAAATTAACAAATAATACCAATATACATATAGGAATGTTActaaatttttacatttgtaatatACTATTTTCATTACCATTGTATTCAAACCTGTATTCAAAGTAATTCAATGTACAAGACGTTCGTATGTGTAGACAGCCAtgtcacaaaatataaaacgttAATTACAGTTCTACGAAAGAGGGGGAAACTTGGCCTGGTGACTGTACTTTGGTAGCTTGTTTGGATATGCCTTGTCTGCATAAAATACGGCAATGCAGCCATTTTAATTACGTTGAATCACGTTCAGCCGTCTGATTATAGCTAAACAGTATTACGTCATCTCATCTGTTTTGGAAAAATAGACAGGAAGCAATGCGGTATTGTTTCTGAAGTATCGTTTCATGCATATCGACATTTTGTTACAGTGCCCAGGGGGAACCCTGTTATAGAATAATAAATTATAGGATCTCTGATCTCATGAAGACATATTCTCTCATTGTATTCAATATTATAAATGtcaattaatttatttaaactttttgTGATATACTTTTTGCCaaataaacatgattttaaCACTTATTCTATCTGATATCTCTTTTCACTACACATGTAAAAATACTGTAACTTGTAAGATGCACTTAAGAAAGCACTATACTATCGCTAACAACTGTATTACAATCTTATATTCTATTTGTACAAAATTCAGTCTTGTATTTCCATTGTTTAACAGTGAGTAGAAACTGTACATTAAAGCTATAATTTGGTGTTGGAAATGAAACAAAGGCGAACCATGATAGACGTGGTGAAATTCAACGttgatgatgaaagacagtagTGATCATTTCCCCTTTGAGATGAAATTTCGCGTCACAAAGGGCCCTCCGATTTGAGGCATCGGTGTTGTGTATAATTTTGCATCTAAAAGTGACATCACTATTTAATGATTTACACAAAAGGTGGAAAGTCAGACatgtttttacaaaatcataCACATCTTGATAAATTCTGCTGTGAAGAAAAACGTAAATGTTTACTAATGTAATAATTATACTCTGAGAggcaactttttaaaatttttacttGTTACTGAGACAATAATTAAAAGTAGCTGTATTTCGCTTAAGTCAATAGCACATGCAGCAGAAAAATTTTGTTCAGATTCAACATTTACAGACAAAAACTATCCGGAAAGGGCAGGAGGGCTAATGGCCTTTAGAGTTTTTCCTTTTCACGTTCGAAACCGTAAAACATTGATAATTCAGCTTGCATACATATCACCGTGGATTAACTTTGCTTTATCTTACAAATTTCGTAAAGAATATACTTCCTTCTTGTGTTCTGCTATTTTTGCAacacattattatgaattttaaGAAAGGAAAATATTTGGCACATAAGTTACCACATTTACACTCCTAAAGCACTATATTGCGAAAACCTTTGAATGATGGAGAACTAGAATTATCGAGCTCTATTGTCGAACTTTAAATGCGGGACACGCATTCCTCTGTATTTTCAACAAAGTGATATAACAAATTCTTTTATTAGCAGTTTGCTTAGCATAAGGCTAGGGACACATTTAAATAAAGCTATTCGTATAGGAGTGATTCACAATAGTAGTTTAAATCTTAATATGACGTCAATGGATGTGTTTCATGGTGATCAAACGGTATTCAGTGTATGAAATAGCTAGATAAAAATCAGCTTTAACTAAAGGAAGAGTAGAGATGAATGGCTGATATACTGTTTGCCTGAAAAGGTTAAGTGCATGTGGTGTCAATCCTGAAAGAATTTAACAAGAATGTTGAGTTGTTCTGATGGCCAATGGTCAAAActaaaaaatactttgattgaTATCTGAATTGATGACATCAGCATTTAATAGCCTTAATTTTTTAATGAGTGATCATAAGATAGACTTCGTAAAACCATTATGCAAAACCACTGTGTACGATCTATCTATGATCTTATTTGAGACGAGACAGTTTGTATTTATAATGACAGCATATAACCACGAAAGTAAATTTCCACTCCTCAGACATTGCTTTCACCGCCTGTTGCATTAACAGTGTTGTTTGTTCTTAAGCTCATAACCGTTGATGCTCCGATATCCTGGATGTTCCACGGCGGATTCTCCACCATGGGGCTCTGCTGACGTGATGATATGGTGGTGGCCGAATTTCTTAGTGTGCTGGAGCTTCTGTTCAAGGAGCTTCTGCTGTACAGAGAGGTCACCGTACTCTTGCTAATCAAGCTGGCCGAGCGGCGAGTGCGTTCACGGAATTCAGTGTGGTGACAGCAGGTACGACACGCCCACAAGAAACACTCCCTGAAGGTGCGTGAGATGAAAGCGTAGCATATGGGGTTCATACAGCTGTTGAGGTATGAGAACAGGTTGAAAGAGATCTCTAGGTATGTCCTGATGATGCTGAACCTTTTCACTAACTCGAACTCGATCAGGAAAACCAGCCATATGAGTGGACCCCAGCAAAGCATGAAGAGTGCCACAACAACCAATAGCATCACTATAACCTACAGTCGAGAAACAGGGAAGAAGTGAAAAGATAAACAAGCTGTTGATAAATACTACTATCATGTAAACTACATCTCACACCAGGAAGGAAACTTACGTTAAtaaatgttactttttatgAGGTTTTAACATTTTAGTGGTAGggagttttctttttttatatgACCCAGCACATTTGTCGCCTTCAAATACTATAAAATATTCTCACTTGTTTTCTACCCTGGTCGAAATCCCCTCGTCTTGACAATTTTATCTGCTTCTGCTCGTCGACAGCATCAACGCAGTCCAAACTTCGAGTCCTTGCAGTTGTCGGCACGGGCAATCTCAGAACACCATTGGTACCTCCACCGGCAGAGCCAGGACCATTGCTGCACAGGCGGCGGGCGCATGCGTGTCTGTTCTGAAGCTGCTGCGATTTCTTCGTACTAATCCATAACTCGTAAATTATCCTCGAGTAGCAGTAGACCATTATGAACAGCGGTATCAGGTACATACCGAG comes from Ptychodera flava strain L36383 chromosome 8, AS_Pfla_20210202, whole genome shotgun sequence and encodes:
- the LOC139139173 gene encoding cholecystokinin receptor-like: MVLPNQTAVFSTPDAFVDYYDNASYDFMNETHPGFMPPQAAPLVVWLPTVLVYSITFMIGLVGNVLVIFAIQRCRRLQNVTNSFLASLATADLIIIVIVIPFQTPTYFSYKWELGEFMCKMLTYLTLLSSSCSVFMLTAMSIERYFVIVHPLLAKSVITLGRARKVIISVWLVAMVYSFPPLYSRRQIAYKNDGHPTYHTCHTYWPNNVLGKIYSIYLLLGMYLIPLFIMVYCYSRIIYELWISTKKSQQLQNRHACARRLCSNGPGSAGGGTNGVLRLPVPTTARTRSLDCVDAVDEQKQIKLSRRGDFDQGRKQVIVMLLVVVALFMLCWGPLIWLVFLIEFELVKRFSIIRTYLEISFNLFSYLNSCMNPICYAFISRTFRECFLWACRTCCHHTEFRERTRRSASLISKSTVTSLYSRSSLNRSSSTLRNSATTISSRQQSPMVENPPWNIQDIGASTVMSLRTNNTVNATGGESNV